Proteins from a single region of Neodiprion virginianus isolate iyNeoVirg1 chromosome 4, iyNeoVirg1.1, whole genome shotgun sequence:
- the LOC124302565 gene encoding serine/threonine-protein kinase STK11 isoform X1, translated as MDSRITVGDPDVEEINNEIFSDIEPVRWENDDSNYDLDDINMFFHRVDSDQIIYEEKKKTCKLIGKYVMGDLLGEGSYGKVKEMLDSETLCRRAVKILKKKKLRRIPNGELNVQREIQMLRILKHKNVIGLVDVLYNHEKEKMYLVMEFCVGGLQDMLESTPHKKFPLWQAHGYFNQLLDGLEYLHGKGIVHKDIKPGNLLLTLDGTLKISDLGVAEALDMFAKDDTCTAGQGSPAFQPPEIANGCETFAGFKVDIWSSGVTLYNITTGEYPFEGDNIYKLYENIGKGEYKIPEAVDNSLRSLLEGMLQKEVDRRFTLQQIRQHSWTLWRPPKTLEEVPVPPLRGDEWHTMTVLPYLIEHHYGVETNPTYYTEHQLNEERKLQELDRSIGDQKEACNSHIKQIGHHGKRRWRKPISCISVKKFPSCKPS; from the exons ATGGACAGTAGGATCACAGTAGGTGATCCTGACGTCGAGgagataaataatgaaatattcagCGACATAGAGCCAGTGAGGTGGGAGAACGACGATAGTAATTATGACTTGGACGATATCAACATGTTCTTTCACAGAGTGGATTCGGACCAAATAATatatgaggaaaaaaagaaaacatgtaaATTAATTGGTAAATATGTTATGGGTGACCTTTTGGGGGAGGGGAGTTACGGAAAAGTTAAAGAGATGCTCGACTCGGAAACCCTCTGTCGGAGAGCTGTTaagattttgaagaaaaaaaaactccgcAGGATACCCAACGGCGAACTCAATGTTCAACG GGAAATTCAAATGCTGAGGATATTGAAACATAAAAATGTTATCGGGTTGGTGGACGTTTTATATAATcacgaaaaagaaaagatgtATTTGGTAATGGAATTTTGCGTGGGAGGTTTACAG GATATGCTGGAAAGCACACCTCACAAGAAATTTCCGCTCTGGCAAGCGCACGGATATTTTAACCAACTCTTGGACGGCCTTGAATACCTTCACGGCAAGGGAATCGTTCACAAAGATATTAAACCTGGAAATTTACTTTTGACGCTAGACGGTACTCTGAAAATTAGCGACCTTGGTGTAGCTGAG gcCTTGGACATGTTTGCCAAGGATGACACATGCACGGCGGGCCAAGGCTCTCCGGCATTTCAACCTCCAGAAATTGCTAATGGCTGTGAAACATTTGCTGGCTTCAAAGTAGACATTTGGAGCAGTGGAGTCACTTT atataatattacaaCAGGCGAATACCCCTTCGAAGGGGACAATATTTACAAGTTATATGAGAATATTGGAAAAGGTGAATATAAAATACCAGAGGCTGTAGACAATTCCTTACGATCACTGTTAGAGGGAATGCTTCAAAAGGAAGTCGACCGAAGATTTACGCTGCAGCAGATCAGGCAACATTCGTGGACATTGTGGAGACCGCCTAAGACACTGGAAGAAGTCCCTGTACCACCTCTAAGGGGTGACGAATGGCACACTATGACTGTTCTTCCATACCTTATAGAACACCATTATGGAGTCGAAACAAATCCTACCTATTACACAGAACATCAACTCAATG aagaaagaaaacttcAGGAATTGGACAGAAGTATCGGAGATCAAAAAGAAGCGTGTAATAGTCATATCAAACAAATTGGTCACCACGGAAAGAGAAGATGGCGTAAACCGATATCGTGTATCAGCGTAAAGAAATTTCCATCTTGTAAACCATCGTGA
- the LOC124302565 gene encoding serine/threonine-protein kinase STK11 isoform X3: MDSRITVGDPDVEEINNEIFSDIEPVRWENDDSNYDLDDINMFFHRVDSDQIIYEEKKKTCKLIGKYVMGDLLGEGSYGKVKEMLDSETLCRRAVKILKKKKLRRIPNGELNVQREIQMLRILKHKNVIGLVDVLYNHEKEKMYLVMEFCVGGLQDMLESTPHKKFPLWQAHGYFNQLLDGLEYLHGKGIVHKDIKPGNLLLTLDGTLKISDLGVAEALDMFAKDDTCTAGQGSPAFQPPEIANGCETFAGFKVDIWSSGVTLYNITTGEYPFEGDNIYKLYENIGKGEYKIPEAVDNSLRSLLEGMLQKEVDRRFTLQQIRQHSWTLWRPPKTLEEVPVPPLRGDEWHTMTVLPYLIEHHYGVETNPTYYTEHQLNDSYKLLVSPDWWPPHN, from the exons ATGGACAGTAGGATCACAGTAGGTGATCCTGACGTCGAGgagataaataatgaaatattcagCGACATAGAGCCAGTGAGGTGGGAGAACGACGATAGTAATTATGACTTGGACGATATCAACATGTTCTTTCACAGAGTGGATTCGGACCAAATAATatatgaggaaaaaaagaaaacatgtaaATTAATTGGTAAATATGTTATGGGTGACCTTTTGGGGGAGGGGAGTTACGGAAAAGTTAAAGAGATGCTCGACTCGGAAACCCTCTGTCGGAGAGCTGTTaagattttgaagaaaaaaaaactccgcAGGATACCCAACGGCGAACTCAATGTTCAACG GGAAATTCAAATGCTGAGGATATTGAAACATAAAAATGTTATCGGGTTGGTGGACGTTTTATATAATcacgaaaaagaaaagatgtATTTGGTAATGGAATTTTGCGTGGGAGGTTTACAG GATATGCTGGAAAGCACACCTCACAAGAAATTTCCGCTCTGGCAAGCGCACGGATATTTTAACCAACTCTTGGACGGCCTTGAATACCTTCACGGCAAGGGAATCGTTCACAAAGATATTAAACCTGGAAATTTACTTTTGACGCTAGACGGTACTCTGAAAATTAGCGACCTTGGTGTAGCTGAG gcCTTGGACATGTTTGCCAAGGATGACACATGCACGGCGGGCCAAGGCTCTCCGGCATTTCAACCTCCAGAAATTGCTAATGGCTGTGAAACATTTGCTGGCTTCAAAGTAGACATTTGGAGCAGTGGAGTCACTTT atataatattacaaCAGGCGAATACCCCTTCGAAGGGGACAATATTTACAAGTTATATGAGAATATTGGAAAAGGTGAATATAAAATACCAGAGGCTGTAGACAATTCCTTACGATCACTGTTAGAGGGAATGCTTCAAAAGGAAGTCGACCGAAGATTTACGCTGCAGCAGATCAGGCAACATTCGTGGACATTGTGGAGACCGCCTAAGACACTGGAAGAAGTCCCTGTACCACCTCTAAGGGGTGACGAATGGCACACTATGACTGTTCTTCCATACCTTATAGAACACCATTATGGAGTCGAAACAAATCCTACCTATTACACAGAACATCAACTCAATG ATTCATACAAATTGCTTGTAAGCCCAGATTGGTGGCCCCCGCACAATTG a
- the LOC124302565 gene encoding serine/threonine-protein kinase STK11 isoform X2 — translation MDSRITVGDPDVEEINNEIFSDIEPVRWENDDSNYDLDDINMFFHRVDSDQIIYEEKKKTCKLIGKYVMGDLLGEGSYGKVKEMLDSETLCRRAVKILKKKKLRRIPNGELNVQREIQMLRILKHKNVIGLVDVLYNHEKEKMYLVMEFCVGGLQDMLESTPHKKFPLWQAHGYFNQLLDGLEYLHGKGIVHKDIKPGNLLLTLDGTLKISDLGVAEALDMFAKDDTCTAGQGSPAFQPPEIANGCETFAGFKVDIWSSGVTLYNITTGEYPFEGDNIYKLYENIGKGEYKIPEAVDNSLRSLLEGMLQKEVDRRFTLQQIRQHSWTLWRPPKTLEEVPVPPLRGDEWHTMTVLPYLIEHHYGVETNPTYYTEHQLNDLGRRDERKRLSPNCIVLFFSKTCVIL, via the exons ATGGACAGTAGGATCACAGTAGGTGATCCTGACGTCGAGgagataaataatgaaatattcagCGACATAGAGCCAGTGAGGTGGGAGAACGACGATAGTAATTATGACTTGGACGATATCAACATGTTCTTTCACAGAGTGGATTCGGACCAAATAATatatgaggaaaaaaagaaaacatgtaaATTAATTGGTAAATATGTTATGGGTGACCTTTTGGGGGAGGGGAGTTACGGAAAAGTTAAAGAGATGCTCGACTCGGAAACCCTCTGTCGGAGAGCTGTTaagattttgaagaaaaaaaaactccgcAGGATACCCAACGGCGAACTCAATGTTCAACG GGAAATTCAAATGCTGAGGATATTGAAACATAAAAATGTTATCGGGTTGGTGGACGTTTTATATAATcacgaaaaagaaaagatgtATTTGGTAATGGAATTTTGCGTGGGAGGTTTACAG GATATGCTGGAAAGCACACCTCACAAGAAATTTCCGCTCTGGCAAGCGCACGGATATTTTAACCAACTCTTGGACGGCCTTGAATACCTTCACGGCAAGGGAATCGTTCACAAAGATATTAAACCTGGAAATTTACTTTTGACGCTAGACGGTACTCTGAAAATTAGCGACCTTGGTGTAGCTGAG gcCTTGGACATGTTTGCCAAGGATGACACATGCACGGCGGGCCAAGGCTCTCCGGCATTTCAACCTCCAGAAATTGCTAATGGCTGTGAAACATTTGCTGGCTTCAAAGTAGACATTTGGAGCAGTGGAGTCACTTT atataatattacaaCAGGCGAATACCCCTTCGAAGGGGACAATATTTACAAGTTATATGAGAATATTGGAAAAGGTGAATATAAAATACCAGAGGCTGTAGACAATTCCTTACGATCACTGTTAGAGGGAATGCTTCAAAAGGAAGTCGACCGAAGATTTACGCTGCAGCAGATCAGGCAACATTCGTGGACATTGTGGAGACCGCCTAAGACACTGGAAGAAGTCCCTGTACCACCTCTAAGGGGTGACGAATGGCACACTATGACTGTTCTTCCATACCTTATAGAACACCATTATGGAGTCGAAACAAATCCTACCTATTACACAGAACATCAACTCAATG ATTTAGGCCGAAGAGATGAGAGAAAGCGTTTGTCGCCTAACTGTATTGTATTATTCTTCTCAAAGACATGCGTCATTCTATAA